Proteins encoded by one window of Sus scrofa isolate TJ Tabasco breed Duroc chromosome 12, Sscrofa11.1, whole genome shotgun sequence:
- the CCDC47 gene encoding coiled-coil domain-containing protein 47, with the protein MKALHAFCVVLLIFGSFSEAKFDDFEDEEDIVEYDDNDFAEFEDVPEDSVTESPQRVITTEDDEDETTVELEGQDENQEGDFEDADTQEGDTESEPYDDEEFEGYEDKPDTSSSKSKDPITIVDVPAHLQNSWESYYLEILMVTGLLAYIMNYIIGKNKNSRLAQAWFNTHRELLESNFTLVGDDGTNKEATSTGKLNQENEHIYNLWCSGRVCCEGMLIQLRFLKRQDLLNVLARMMRPVSDQVQIKVTMNDEDMDTYVFAVGTRKALVRLQKEMQDLSEFCSDKPKSGAKYGLPDSLAILSEMGEVTEGMMDTKMVHFLTHYADKIESVHFSDQFSGPKIMQEEGQPLKLPDTKRTLLFTFNVPGSGNTYPKDMEALLPLMNMVIYSIDKAKKFRLNREGKQKADKNRARVEENFLKLTHVQRQEAAQSRREEKKRAEKERIMNEEDPEKQRRLEEAALRREQKKLEKKQMKMKQIKVKAM; encoded by the exons ATGAAAGCCCTCCACGCTTTCTGTGTTGTCCTTTTGATATTTGGGAGTTTCTCTGAAGCAAAGTTTGATGATTTCGAGGATGAGGAAGACATAGTAGAGTATGATGATAACGACTTTGCTGAATTCGAGGACGTCCCAGAAGATTCTGTCACTGAATCTCCTCAGCGGGTGATAACCACTGAGGATGATGAAGATGAGACGACTGTGGAGTTGGAAGGGcaggatgaaaaccaggaaggGGATTTTGAGGATGCAGATACCCAG GAGGGAGATACCGAGAGTGAACCATACGATGATGAAGAATTTGAAGGTTATGAAGACAAACCAGATACTTCTTCTAGCAAAAGTAAAGACCCAATAACAATTGTCGAT GTTCCCGCACACCTCCAGAACAGCTGGGAGAGTTACTATCTAGAAATTTTGATGGTGACTGGCCTGCTTGCCTACATCATGAATTATATCATCGGGAAGAATAAAAACAGTCGCCTTGCTCAGGCCTGGTTTAACACTCACAGGGAGCTTCTGGAGAGCAACTTTACCTTAGTAG GGGATGATGGAACTAACAAAGAAGCCACGAGCACAGGAAAGCTGAACCAGGAGAATGAGCACATTTACAACCTGTGGTGTTCTGGTCGAGTGTGCTGTGAGGGGATGCTTATCCAGCTGAGG tttctcaaGAGACAAGACTTACTGAATGTCCTGGCCCGGATGATGAGACCAGTGAGTGATCAAGTG caaataaaagtAACCATGAATGATGAAGACATGGATACCTATGTGTTTGCTGTTGGTACTCGGAAAGCGTTGGTGCGACTGCAGAAGGAGATGCAGGATCTG AGTGAGTTTTGCAGTGACAAACCTAAGTCTGGAGCCAAGTACGGACTGCCTGACTCCTTGGCTATCCTGTCAGAGATGGGAGAAGTCACAGAGGGCATGATGGATACAAAG atGGTTCACTTTCTTACACACTATGCTGACAAGATTGAATCTGTTCATTTTTCAGACCAGTTCTCTGGTCCAAAAATTATGCAAGA gGAAGGTCAGCCTTTAAAGCTACCTGACACTAAGAGGACACTATTGTTTACATTTAATG TGCCTGGCTCAGGTAACACTTACCCAAAGGATATGGAGGCTTTACTACCCCTGATGAACATGGTGATTTATTCTATTGATAAAGCCAAAAAGTTCCGACTCAACAGAGAG GGCAAGCAAAAAGCAGACAAGAACCGGGCTCGAGTAGAGGAGAATTTCTTGAAGCTGACGCATGTGCAGAGACAGGAAGCTGCGCAGTCTCGAcgtgaagagaagaaaagggcagAGAAGGAACGAATCATGAATGAGGAAGATCCTGAGAAACAGCGCAGGCTGGAG GAAGCTGCCTTGAGACGTGagcaaaagaaattagagaagaagcaaatgaaaatgaagcaaaTCAAAGTGAAAGCCATGTGA